A window of the Lagenorhynchus albirostris chromosome 1, mLagAlb1.1, whole genome shotgun sequence genome harbors these coding sequences:
- the ACBD5 gene encoding acyl-CoA-binding domain-containing protein 5 isoform X7: MADTRSVHETRFEAAVKVIQSLPKNGSFQPTNEMMLKFYSFYKQATEGPCKLSRPGFWDPIGRYKWDAWSSLGDMTKEEAMIAYVEEMKKILETMPMTEKVEELLHVIGPFYEIIEDKKSGRSSDLTSVRVEKISKYLEDLGNVLTSTPNAKTLNGKAESSDSGAESEEEEAQEGVKGAEQSDSDKKMMKKSADHKNLEIVVTNGYEKDSFVQGVQNDIHASPSLNGRGAETVKSADQNLEQTEETAVCVHQDVNDDHVEDVSAIQHLTSDSDSEVYCDSMEQFGQEESSDSFTSNNGPFRYYLGGNPSQPLESSGFPEDVQVSPGNGNRGDTQAAAVEGKGEVKHGGEDGGNNSGAPHREKRAGESEEFSNVRRGRGHRMQHLSEGSKGRQVGSGGDGERWGSDRGSRGSLNEQIALVLMRLQEDMQNVLQRLHKLETLTASQAKSSALQTSNQPPSLRPSWWPFEMSPGALIFAIMWPFIAQWLVHLYYQRRRRKLN, from the exons GTTCATTCCAGCCAAcaaatgaaatgatgctcaagTTCTATAGCTTTTATAAGCAGGCAACTGAAGGACCCTGTAAACTATCAAGGCCTGGATTCTGGGATCCTATTGGAAGATataaatg ggATGCTTGGAGTTCATTGGGTGATATGACCAAAGAGGAAGCCATGATTGCATACgttgaagaaatgaaaaag ATTCTTGAAACTATGCCAATGACTGAAAAAGTTGAAGAATTGCTACATGTCATTGGTCCGTTTTATGAAATTATAGAAGACAAAAAGAGTGGCAGAAGTTCTGATTTAACCTCAG TCCGAGTGGAGAAAATCTCTAAATACTTAGAAG ATCTTGGTAATGTTCTAACTTCTACACCAAATGCCAAAACTCTTAATGGTAAAGCTGAAAGCAGCGATAGTGGAGCTGAATCTGAGGAAGAAGAGGCCCAGGAAGGCGTGAAAGGAGCAGAACAAAGTGATAGCG ataagaaaatgatGAAGAAATCTGCAGACCATAAGAACTTGGAAATCGTTGTCACTAATGGCTATGAAAAAGACAGCTTTGTTCAGGGTGTACAGAACGACATTCATGCCAGTCCTTCCCTGAATGGCAGAGGTGCTGAGACAGTAAAATCTGCAGATCAAAACTTGGAGCAAACGGAAGAAACTGCTGTCTGCGTTCACCAAG atGTAAATGATGATCATGTTGAAGATGTTTCAGCAATTCAGCATTTGACGAGTGATTCAGACAGTGAAGTATACTGTGATTCCATGGAGCAATTTGGACAAGAAGAg TCTTCAGATAGCTTTACGTCAAACAATGGACCATTTCGCTATTACTTGGGTGGTAATCCCAGTCAGCCCTTGGAAAGTTCTGGTTTTCCTGAAGATGTTCAAGTATCTCCTGGGAATGGCAACAGGGGAGACACACAGGCGGCAGCAGTGGAAGGCAAAGGTGAAGTAAAGCACGGAGGAGAGGATGGCGGGAATAACAGTGGAGCGCCGCACCGTGAGAAACGGGCTGGAGAAAGTGAGGAATTCTCTAACGTCAGGAGAGGGAGAG GGCACAGGATGCAACATTTGAGTGAAGGAAGCAAAGGTCGGCAAGTGGGAAGTGGAGGTGATGGGGAACGCTGGGGTTCAGACAGAGGGTCGAGGGGCAGCCTCAACGAGCAGATCGCTCTCGTGCTCATGCGCCTGCAGGAAGACATGCAGAACGTCCTTCAGAGACTCCACAAACTGGAGACGCTGACGGCATCGCAG GCAAAATCATCAGCATTACAGACCAGTAATCAGCCCCCTTCGCTG agacCATCTTGGTGGCCCTTCGAGATGTCTCCTGGTGCATTAATCTTTGCTATCATGTGGCCTTTTATTGCCCAGTGGTTAGTGCATTTATATTACCAAAGAAGGAGAAG aaaattgaactga